The following proteins are encoded in a genomic region of Sporichthya brevicatena:
- a CDS encoding biotin--[acetyl-CoA-carboxylase] ligase: MTEPLGQPLDADLLRAALPAGPWEVVVVPETGSTNADVRAAAVEGRARPGHVCVAEHQTAGRGRLDRTWSAAPGEALTFSVLVHPEGVPAERWAWLPLLTGVAVTDAIHGLRLKWPNDVLDAAGGKLAGILVERVDTPGGPMAVIGIGLNVTGAPDIPGASSLARAGGDDLDRTTLLAVVLRALGARFEAWHAAGGDATACGLAADYRAVCATLGADVRAELPGGNVLVGRGEDVDPDGSLVIATENGPARVAAGDVTHVRAAGAREPG, encoded by the coding sequence CTGGACGCCGACCTGCTGCGCGCCGCCCTGCCCGCCGGGCCCTGGGAGGTCGTGGTCGTGCCCGAGACCGGCTCGACGAACGCGGACGTACGCGCCGCCGCCGTCGAGGGGCGGGCCCGGCCCGGCCACGTCTGTGTCGCAGAACACCAGACCGCCGGCCGCGGCCGCCTGGACCGCACGTGGAGCGCGGCGCCGGGGGAGGCGCTGACCTTCTCGGTGCTCGTGCACCCGGAGGGGGTGCCGGCCGAGCGCTGGGCCTGGTTGCCGCTGCTGACGGGGGTGGCCGTGACCGACGCCATCCACGGGCTGCGGCTCAAGTGGCCCAACGACGTCCTCGACGCCGCGGGCGGCAAGCTCGCCGGCATCCTCGTCGAGCGCGTCGACACCCCGGGCGGCCCGATGGCGGTGATCGGCATCGGACTCAACGTCACCGGGGCTCCGGACATCCCGGGTGCGTCCTCGCTCGCCCGTGCCGGTGGTGACGACCTGGACCGGACGACGCTGCTCGCGGTCGTGCTCCGCGCGCTCGGCGCCCGCTTCGAGGCCTGGCACGCGGCCGGCGGCGACGCGACGGCGTGCGGCCTGGCCGCCGACTACCGGGCGGTGTGCGCGACCCTCGGCGCCGACGTCCGGGCCGAACTGCCGGGCGGGAACGTCCTGGTCGGCCGCGGCGAGGACGTCGACCCCGACGGCTCGCTCGTGATCGCGACCGAGAACGGCCCGGCCCGGGTCGCGGCCGGCGACGTCACCCACGTGCGGGCGGCCGGCGCCCGGGAGCCCGGCTGA
- a CDS encoding PH domain-containing protein yields the protein MLRRRERIPLLEGEKLVFELREHCFTLVWPVIILIATTGISAFLAGTVPDTGARTTLRLIIGATAGAIVLRWSVWPFLSWYAHSWVLTSRRLLVRHGVFSRRGLDVPLDRVIGSSASRTLLQRMFRSGRLTISTASPAGDLVIENTPMLAEVQKVVAAAVANSGPPAIRPSGLTSPAFPPPNPASSHQPFPPQQFPASS from the coding sequence ATGTTGCGCCGTCGGGAACGGATCCCGCTGCTCGAGGGCGAGAAGCTGGTCTTCGAGCTCCGTGAGCACTGCTTCACGCTGGTCTGGCCCGTGATCATCCTGATCGCGACGACCGGCATCTCCGCGTTCCTCGCCGGCACCGTCCCGGACACCGGGGCGCGGACGACCCTGCGGTTGATCATCGGCGCCACGGCCGGGGCGATCGTCCTGCGCTGGTCGGTCTGGCCGTTCCTGAGCTGGTACGCCCACAGCTGGGTGCTCACCTCACGGCGCCTGCTGGTCCGCCACGGGGTCTTCTCCCGCCGGGGCCTGGACGTGCCGCTGGACCGCGTCATCGGGTCCTCGGCCAGTCGGACCCTCCTGCAGCGGATGTTCCGCAGCGGCCGGCTGACGATCTCCACCGCGAGCCCGGCCGGGGACCTCGTCATCGAGAACACCCCGATGCTGGCCGAGGTCCAGAAGGTCGTCGCGGCCGCCGTCGCCAACTCCGGGCCCCCGGCGATTCGTCCGTCCGGGTTGACCTCGCCGGCGTTTCCGCCGCCGAACCCGGCGTCGTCACACCAGCCATTCCCGCCTCAGCAGTTTCCGGCGAGCTCCTGA